From Plasmodium chabaudi chabaudi strain AS genome assembly, chromosome: 12, the proteins below share one genomic window:
- a CDS encoding conserved protein, unknown function (term=annotation;date=20180918;qualifier=removed_product=conserved Plasmodium protein, unknown function;qualifier=added_product=conserved protein, unknown function;curatorName=ucb@sanger.ac.uk;~;query 22-33; ~;query 84-94; ~;query 161-172; ~;query 4-21; ~;query 34-51; ~;query 66-83; ~;query 95-117; ~;query 142-160; ~;query 173-195; ~;query 1-3; ~;query 52-65; ~;query 118-141; ~;query 196-201; ~;query 180-180;GPI_cleavage_site_score=0.48000002;~tmhmm; query 1-202): MYPFIIFLIIVVVVTILDVCPQIPKFYARKLTHMICGILILIFDIIVNERWNESQSLSKNGTDYSVYFIYFVAVVSILRSFFYPFRFGEYRDKGIIIYNTIVALFFFFKLPLYVLTPIFFADPIAAIAGRHFPKSKIYKNKTLHGTLACFIVSLISLFYVKNYIHALILSVTLTLLELYGGSLDNFFMCFPIMIYMAFFNV, encoded by the exons ATGTAtccttttattatatttttgattatAGTTGTAGTTGTAACTATATTAGATGTATGTCCCCAAATTCCCAAGTTCTATGCAAG AAAGTTAACTCATATGATTTGTGGTAtacttattttaatattcgATATAATTGTAAATGAACGATGGAATGAATCACAGagtttatcaaaaaatggaaCAGACTATAGTgtctattttatatacttcGTTGCAGTTGTTTCGATACTGAGATCTTTCTTTTACCCGTTTAG ATTTGGAGAGTACCGCGACAAGGggataattatttataacacGATTGTggcattatttttctttttcaaattaCCCTTGTACGTTTTGACAcccatattttttgctgATCCTATAGCAGCTATTGCGGGTCGCCATTTTCCAAAGAGCaagatatacaaaaataagaCG CTGCATGGGACGCTAGCATGTTTTATCGTTTCTCTAATATCCCTATTTTATGTGAAAAACTACATTCATGCTTTAATTTTAAGTGTAACACTAACTCTTTTGGAATTATATGGAGGATCccttgataatttttttatgtgttTCCCTATAATGATTTATATGGCATTTTTTAACGTATAA
- a CDS encoding DNA repair protein RAD14, putative (term=annotation;date=20140502;qualifier=removed_product=conserved Plasmodium protein, unknown function;qualifier=added_product=dna repair protein, putative;curatorName=ucb@sanger.ac.uk;~term=annotation;date=20150311;qualifier=removed_product=DNA repair protein, putative;qualifier=added_product=dna repair protein rad14, putative;qualifier=added_gene_name=rad14;qualifier=added_literature=pmid:25757193;curatorName=ucb@sanger.ac.uk;~iprscan;InterPro:IPR009061 : Putative DNA binding;Superfamily:SSF46955; score=1.65E-17;query 235-305;description=Putative DNA-binding domain superfamily) codes for MSDNSQSQNEEDEQNYYHIFYENNLVNDINYFDDSLPHINFYLKFQNKRFLESFFDDVKNDNEIFPPNVEPPDDDVQLCEVQNEENKIKEIRKSKNSELLTDGGFYIDNDSEIECYYENIKKNDNDITNLITNIRGEKNVIDYSYLERNHEFTKKANMIFQKNKEKFIFSIERGNINCSCNKGNDCLDCRPICDDNSEIILKEICFLCNKKKKVNKTLSSIKIYVCYDCKSTDSNFRMISLTKLINKYSISTNDLIKHEKELALLSTKNPRGYSKNMKLYFLFQIKEIAIRKYGSLHKVKSLYNSKILNLKNVNNNNKDNCLKTGKEKKKKKKNIHKYKKPKTIYSNDHIKNMEKNKIICEDNNHEFDNPICINTDDNIYIKKCIKCQYELEFIDF; via the coding sequence atgagcGATAATTCACAATCGCAAAATGAAGAAGACGAACAAAATTactatcatatattttatgaaaacaaCTTagtaaatgatataaactATTTTGATGACTCATTACCAcacattaatttttatctaaAATTTCAAAACAAACGATTTTTAGAATCCTTTTTTGATgatgtaaaaaatgataatgaaatatttccaCCTAATGTTGAACCACCTGATGATGATGTACAATTGTGTGAAGttcaaaatgaagaaaataaaataaaagaaattcgaaaaagtaaaaatagtGAACTATTAACAGATGGAGGGTTCTATATTGATAACGATTCAGAAATTGAATgctattatgaaaatataaaaaaaaatgataatgatataacaaatttaattacAAACATTAGGGGGGAGAAAAATGTTATCGACTATTCATATTTAGAAAGAAATCATGagtttacaaaaaaagcaaatatgatttttcaaaaaaataaagagaaatttatatttagtaTTGAAAGAGGTAATATTAATTGTAGTTGTAATAAAGGAAATGATTGTTTAGATTGTCGACCTATTTGTGATGACAATAGTGAAATAATTCTTAaagaaatatgttttttatgtaacaaaaaaaagaaagttAATAAAACCCTGAGtagtattaaaatttatgtatgtTATGATTGTAAATCTACGGATAGTAATTTTCGAATGATATCATTAaccaaattaataaataaatattctatAAGCACCAATGATTTGATAAAACATGAAAAGGAGTTGGCACTTTTGTCAACTAAAAATCCACGAggttattcaaaaaatatgaaattatattttttatttcaaataaaagaaatagcTATTAGGAAATATGGATCATTACACAAAGTAAaatctttatataattcaaaaattttaaacttaaaaaatgttaataataataataaagacaATTGCCTAAAAACAggcaaagaaaaaaaaaaaaaaaaaaaaaatattcataagtataaaaagccaaaaacaatatatagtaatgatcatattaaaaatatggaaaaaaataaaattatctGTGAAGATAATAACCATGAATTTGATAATCcaatttgtataaatactgatgataatatatatattaaaaaatgtattaaatgCCAGTATGAACTTGAATTTATCGATTTTTGA